AATGAACGATGCTCTTTCGACCAAACAACAGTACAACGTCAGTTTCGTAACGGTTATCGTGGCTGACATGCAGCGTTCCATCGACTTTTATACGAAGAAGCTTGGCCTGCCGCTCAAGACGCGTTACGGCGATCACTTTGCGATTGTCGAAGCGCCGGGCGTTACGATTGGCCTGCATCCCGCAAAGGATGGAGGCGCAGCGCCAGGCACGCTTTCGATCGGTCTGGGAGTCAGCGACGTCGCAGCAAGTCGCGAAGAGCTCCAAGGTCGCGGCCTCGCGTTCGATGGCGATATCGTCGCCGACCCGCCGATGCGATTTGCATTCTTGCGCGACCCCGACGGCGCGCAACTCTATCTCGCCGAACAGAGCGAGTGGGTATAGCCGCAGCGCTTGATTCTCGGGAAAAGCCGGTTGTGGGCATCAATTGGCTTCGCATTGTTCGGCATCGGATTGCTGCTCAGAGCGGCGCTCTACTTCCCGCCGGCCATGTTTCAGATCGACTCGGACGCCGTGCTTTCGGGCCTGTGTGCGTTTCGAATTGCCGATGGGCAGTATCCGGCATTTTTTCCCGGCGGTACACGCTTGAGCGCCGCCAGTTGCTACGTCGCCGCCGCCTACTTTCATCTCTTTGGCGCGGGACGTGCCGGCTTAGCTCTGACCGCGCTGACGTGGGCCGCGCTTTACCTTGCGTTTACGCTGCTGTTTCTTCGCGCGATGCTGGGACCGAGGCTCGCCTGTCTAGGATTTCTCTTTGCAATCGTGCCGTCGGAACAGTTCATGACCGTCACCTATGCGCCATGGGGATATGGCGAGATCGTGGCTTCGTGCGCCGCAACGCTCTGGTTAGCAACCCTTTGGCGAAATACGGCGGCGCTGTGGCAGCGGTTCTGTTTCGGACTGAGCGTGGGGCTCGGCTTCTGGTTTTCAATGGAGACGCTGATGATTTCGCTGCCCGCGATCGCGTGGGTTGCGCTCAAGCGGCGCGACGCAACCGTTGAAGAAGGCGGCCCGGCATTTCTCGGCGCGATGGTGGGCGCGATACCGTTCTTGGCCGGTAACGTTACGCACGGCTTTCCTTCGCTGACGCAGAACTGGGCGTCGCGGCCAACGTCGAGCATCGCGCAAGCCTGGGCCAATGGTGTTTGGCTGACAACCTACCTGATTCCAAAGCTGCTCTTCCGATCGTCGGGATGGTGGTCGGAAACAACGCTGCTCATCGTCGCCTACGCGTTCGTCGCCGCCGGCTTCGTATTGGCGGTCCGACGCAGGAGAGAGAATTCGCGTTTTGCGCATGATTCGCGTGACACGGCGACGCTTCTTCTCCTCGTGCTGGCGGCGTGTTTGTTGATCTTCAGCTTTTCACAAGCCGGAACGAGCCGTGGCTGGACCGTGCGATATATCGCGCCATTGTACGTCGTCGTGCCGCTCTTCTGCGCGCTCGGAATCGAAGCTCTTTGGACGTGGAGCAAAGCGTTGTCGGTTGGCGTTGTCGCCGCGCTGCTCGTCCCCAACTTGCTGCTGTATGGCTTACCCGGGAGCGCCACGCGTGCGGAGCTGACGGCGGAGCTGTCGAACGACGTGCACCTTCGCGATATCCTTGCCCGGGATGGCATTCGGATGGTGTACGGCGATTACTTTTGGGTTTATCACTTGAACTTCGATAGCGACGAGCGCATCGCCGGCGTCCCGTCGGTGCGCGCCGTCGACTACTTCGACTATGGCGGAGAGCTGGGAACCTCGACCGTCCGCTGGGCGTTGCTCGGCGGCCTCGACGAAGTGCGCCGATTCGCTCGAGTGGCGTCGGCGCACGGGACGTTGACCCCTGACGGCGACCTTTGGGTCTTCATCGCGGACCGTCCCACGGCAAACGCGGCGCAACTCATAACGACGCTTCGAAGAGCCAGCAACTAAAAAGACCCCGCTGAGAGCGAGGTCTTTATTTGCGTATAGTGCGTGGCCGCTTTAGGTGCTGCAGACTCCCTGCGGGCTCGTGAACGTCCCTTCGAACGAATACAAGCCGCCGGTACCGGTCGACGGCGTGCGGTAGAACCACGAGAAGAACGCAAGCTCCTGCGGATGGTAGGTGAACCCGTGATATTGGACCGTGAAATCCGTGCCGGTCAGCGGATCGCCAACTTCGAAATTATATTGACAGCCGCCGACTTGCCCGACGTGGCCCCATCCAGGTGTCGCGTTGTTGAGAAACGGATCGTTGATCAGCTCGCCGAGCTCGTGCGTCCAGACGCTGATATCTTCGATCGGCACGTTGAAGATGCCCGGATCGTTGTACGTTCCCACCGAATAGGGCACGTAACCGGTGTAACGCTGCATCAGCGAATGGTATCCGATGATGCAACAGCCGCCCTTATACGTGAAGAACGTGTTGTACGTGAGCATAACCGGAATCTGCGCCCCGCTCGTATAGGTGGAGGCGATGTTCTGCACGATGAGATTGTATTCGTTGAGCCGTATCGTGCCTATCCGGTGCGATTTACCACTGCAAACACCGGCGAACGTCTTCGAGTGACGCGGAGCGTTGACGTAGACGATAATCGGAGTGGTCGCCCCCCGCAGCCGCGTGTGATAGTGCGAGCCTTTGAGAATCGTCCAGAATTCCGCGCGTTGAAATCCGTCGTTGACCTGCGTCTTGCCAACGTCGACGCCGTTCGAAATCAACTCCGTATTATGAAAATTGGGTCCCCGGAAGAAGCGGTTTGCCACTGGAACGGTGTCGCCGCAACCCGGCTGCCGTGGATCGAGCACGGTTCCATCGGGAAACGTGAGGACCAGAACGATCGGCACGTATCGAAGGAACGTCGTCTTGTCGCTCTTCGTCGGGTCTTTCCCGGCAATGATGTACTGGT
This Candidatus Eremiobacterota bacterium DNA region includes the following protein-coding sequences:
- a CDS encoding VOC family protein, translating into MNDALSTKQQYNVSFVTVIVADMQRSIDFYTKKLGLPLKTRYGDHFAIVEAPGVTIGLHPAKDGGAAPGTLSIGLGVSDVAASREELQGRGLAFDGDIVADPPMRFAFLRDPDGAQLYLAEQSEWV